The proteins below come from a single Magallana gigas chromosome 10, xbMagGiga1.1, whole genome shotgun sequence genomic window:
- the LOC105340500 gene encoding nuclease EXOG, mitochondrial, translating to MSFTRGYFAGTVTTLFAIGVYQYSRESSPQSPQQDRPQLTDDVKEEIKRRILRYGVPERGCEPLVYTNHVISYDQSKKTPVWVAELITQDTIQGTASRKHSNFMQDPGIPPLFSADNSDYRGSGWSRGHMAPAGDNKFDQKAMDDTFYLSNIVPQDIDNNAGFWNRFEMYCRDLAKRFDSVQVVSGPMVLPSTLNDRGQRVVTHPVIGQNEVAVPTHLYKVILVEADERPIAIGCFIVPNEPIENKNSLKEFQVTLEEVQKRTGVIFFPELKNNNDLQGLCTVDSCVLGKRHR from the exons TCCCCACAGAGCCCCCAACAAGATAGACCCCAGCTTACAGACGATGTTAAAG AGGAAATCAAACGGCGGATCCTAAGATATGGTGTCCCCGAGAGAGGGTGCGAGCCCCTGGTCTACACTAACCACGTGATCTCGTATGACCAGAGCAAGAAGACTCCAGTGTGGGTTGCTGAACTTATCACACAGGATACGATTCAGg GAACTGCCAGTCGCAAACATTCCAATTTCATGCAAGACCCGGGCATTCCACCGCTGTTCAGTGCAGACAACTCCGATTATCGAGGCAGTGGCTGGTCTCGAGGACATATGGCTCCTGCAGGAGACAATAAATTTGACCAG AAAGCAATGGACGACACATTTTACCTATCCAATATAGTTCCGCAAGACATTGACAATAACGCCGGTTTCTGGAACCGCTTTGAGATGTACTGTCGCGACCTGGCCAAGCGGTTCGACAGCGTCCAAGTGGTCAGTGGTCCTATGGTTCTCCCATCGACATTGAATGACAGGGGTCAGAGGGTGGTCACTCACCCG gtGATTGGACAAAATGAGGTGGCAGTCCCAACCCACCTCTACAAAGTCATCCTCGTGGAGGCAGATGAAAGACCCATTGCTATTGGCTGTTTTATTGTGCCCAATGAACCAATAGAAAACAAGAATTCTTTAAAGGAATTTCAAGTGACTCTTGAAGAAGTTCAGAAAAGGACTGGGGTGATTTTTTtccctgaattaaaaaataacaatgatcTACAAGGTCTGTGTACTGTAGACTCTTGTGTGTTAGGAAAGAGGCATCGGTAA
- the LOC105340453 gene encoding uncharacterized protein: MDPRLCAQDVLRCDQCESPSVESHCDTCQSRLCNDCVTRGRCSDSSLPHQVVPLRERITVPRYPKCSQHADKHCQIHCQKCDTAVCSTCISTGTHLGHPIVDILNKDAGQLGATAASPNTADKEKQSSLQSELSMETSEAESVVPVKHLLDKPRVTYTYRASITRVSGVACFGDEIWTCGDDKTISRFNSRAREQTMTITTKCKTLPCDITVTKKGYLVFTDVDKRTVNIVKKKKIEKLIKFKKWLPRYVCSTSADDLLVVMDHAEYNTEPTKVVRYCGSTEKQAIQVDDRGKPLYSSGGYHRFIAEYGNLDICVSDNCYDFACVTVVDQFGKFRFRYKGHPLTDKKRFNPRGIDTDSQNRILVACADNLNIHILNKNGQFLGYIDNCDLQWLHGLYVDSRDYLYVTEDLNGIVKKIQYTS, encoded by the coding sequence ATGGACCCTCGGCTCTGTGCCCAAGATGTCCTCCGGTGTGACCAGTGTGAATCTCCATCGGTGGAGAGCCACTGTGACACTTGTCAATCAAGACTCTGTAACGACTGTGTCACCAGGGGGCGCTGCTCAGACTCCTCCTTACCTCACCAAGTGGTACCACTCAGGGAGAGAATCACTGTTCCCAGGTATCCAAAGTGTTCACAACATGCTGACAAACACTGTCAGATTCACTGTCAGAAATGTGACACTGCTGTCTGTTCCACATGCATTTCTACTGGTACACATCTCGGCCACCCCATTGTTGACATCTTAAACAAAGATGCAGGCCAGTTAGGGGCTACAGCAGCCTCACCGAATACTGCAGACAAAGAAAAGCAGAGTTCTCTTCAGTCGGAATTATCAATGGAGACATCAGAAGCAGAATCTGTGGTTCCTGTCAAACACCTTCTGGACAAGCCAAGGGTAACCTACACTTACCGTGCCAGCATTACTCGTGTTTCTGGCGTGGCCTGTTTTGGTGATGAGATTTGGACATGCGGAGATGATAAAACCATAAGCCGATTCAACTCAAGAGCTAGAGAACAGACAATGACTATCACCACAAAGTGTAAAACACTGCCCTGTGATATCACAGTGACAAAGAAGGGATATCTCGTCTTTACTGATGTTGATAAAAGAAcggtgaacatagtgaagaagaagaaaatcGAGAAGCTGATAAAGTTCAAGAAATGGCTGCCCCGCTATGTCTGCTCCACCTCTGCTGACGACCTCTTGGTTGTCATGGACCACGCTGAGTACAACACTGAACCTACAAAGGTTGTACGTTACTGCGGATCCACAGAGAAACAAGCAATTCAAGTGGATGACCGGGGCAagcctctctattcatctggtggaTACCACCGTTTTATTGCAGAGTATGGAAATCTTGATATCTGTGTGTCCGACAACTGTTATGACTTTGCATGTGTGACCGTGGTTGATCAATTTGGGAAATTCCGGTTTCGCTACAAGGGTCATCCTCTCACGGACAAGAAGAGATTTAATCCTCGCGGAATTGATACCGACAGTCAAAATCGGATCTTGGTTGCGTGTGCAGACAATTTAAACATTCATATTCTGAACAAGAATGGGCAGTTCCTtggttacattgataactgtgacCTGCAATGGCTGCATGGTCTATATGTGGACTCTAGAGACTACCTCTACGTGACTGAAGACTTGAATGGAATTGTGAAGAAAATTCAGTACACTTCttga